Part of the Sphingobium lignivorans genome is shown below.
GCTGGTGTTCTGCTCGCCCGCGATCGCTGTGAAGCTGCGCATGATGCCCCAGACGGTGCCGAAGAGGCCAACGAAGGGCGCCACGGAGCCGACGGTCGCCAGGATGTTCAGCCGGTCCGAAATCCGGTCGATAGTGCCGGCAAGGGCCGATCCCATCGCCGTCGCCAGCCGATCCCGCGTGCCTTCCGCCTGCATGCCCCGCAGGGCAGTGGAGCGCCGCCACTCCCCGATCGCGGCGGACAGCAACTGCGCGCTCGGCAGATCCTCCTTGCCCCGCTCCTTCACGAAGGCGTCCATGTCCTTGGCCTGCCAGAACGCGCGCTCATACTCCTCGCAGCCCTTGCGCAGGGTCTTCAGGCGGCCCGAGAAGCTGACGATGATGCTCCAGGTCCACACGCTCGCCGCCAGCAGGCCGAGCATGACGATCTTCACGACGATGTCCGCTTCCATGAACAGGGTGAGCGGCGACAGGGTGATCGGACCGGTCGAGGCCGGCGGCAGCGCAGCGGCAAGGAAAGGCGGCAGGGTCATGAGCGAATCAATCTCTCCGGGCTTGTCTGATGCTCTTGTCGAGCGGGGATAGCGGATGAGGCCGAGTGCAAGCGACCGGCCTGGAGGCACGAGTCGCTTGGGCAGCACAAGGTGAACCGCAGATGAATCTCATGCCGCGCGCAGGCGGTTGAACCGCTCTATCCAGTCGGCCGGCTGACGACGCGGGCGCCCCGTGGGATCGACGAAGGCCACGGTCACGTCCGCCTGTGCCAGCAAAACGTCGCCCCGCCACACGGTCTGGGCGATCACGCATCGCGCGCCGCCCACATCCTCGAGGCGACTGCGCACGAGCAGGTCATCGTCCAGCCGGGCGGGCGCACGATAGCGAAGGTCCGCACGCGATACGGCATAATGGCCCAGCCCCTGCTCCACGGCGGCGC
Proteins encoded:
- the tolQ gene encoding protein TolQ; this encodes MTLPPFLAAALPPASTGPITLSPLTLFMEADIVVKIVMLGLLAASVWTWSIIVSFSGRLKTLRKGCEEYERAFWQAKDMDAFVKERGKEDLPSAQLLSAAIGEWRRSTALRGMQAEGTRDRLATAMGSALAGTIDRISDRLNILATVGSVAPFVGLFGTVWGIMRSFTAIAGEQNTSLAVVAPGIAEALFATAIGLFAAIPAVIAYNRLSHGVNRLEARLQRFSDGLYTTFSRELEA
- the ybgC gene encoding tol-pal system-associated acyl-CoA thioesterase, which translates into the protein MPTKPEPLPASGFFEGAEHLFPLRVYYEDTDLSGVVYHANFLRYMERARSDMLRVAGIDQRAAVEQGLGHYAVSRADLRYRAPARLDDDLLVRSRLEDVGGARCVIAQTVWRGDVLLAQADVTVAFVDPTGRPRRQPADWIERFNRLRAA